The Fulvivirga ligni genome window below encodes:
- a CDS encoding 2Fe-2S iron-sulfur cluster-binding protein, with protein sequence MPKIVIKNLGDKVINTNATDKSVLSILQENYQDWMHACGGKGRCTSCRMIVKEGMSNLSELNIHEQRYREKNALQEDERLTCQSVLQDGEIIIEVPAPTKLPHLTYSY encoded by the coding sequence ATGCCTAAGATCGTCATCAAAAATCTAGGTGATAAGGTTATCAATACTAACGCAACAGATAAATCAGTGTTAAGCATCCTGCAAGAAAATTATCAGGACTGGATGCATGCATGTGGAGGCAAAGGCCGATGTACCTCATGCCGAATGATTGTGAAAGAAGGAATGAGTAATCTGTCTGAGCTAAATATTCATGAGCAGCGATACAGGGAAAAAAATGCCTTGCAGGAAGATGAAAGACTTACCTGTCAGTCCGTTTTGCAGGACGGTGAGATAATTATAGAGGTCCCAGCGCCAACTAAATTACCACATTTGACTTATTCATATTAA
- a CDS encoding thymidine kinase gives MFIEPNFGRVKRTGWIEVICGCMFSGKTEELIRRLNRSIIAGQKVEIFKPTIDKRYHDEDVVSHNSTAIRSTPVDFASDIILMAGNCDVVGVDEAQFFDDEIVNVCNTLANTGKRVIVAGLDMDFEGKPFGPMPNLLAVAEFVTKVHAICASTGELASYSFRLADETGKVLLGQKQEYEARSRASFFEGMKSKKDQK, from the coding sequence ATGTTTATTGAGCCTAATTTTGGAAGAGTAAAAAGAACCGGTTGGATTGAGGTTATTTGTGGTTGCATGTTTTCTGGCAAAACGGAAGAACTGATAAGAAGGCTCAACCGATCTATCATTGCCGGACAGAAAGTAGAAATTTTCAAGCCTACCATAGATAAAAGATACCATGATGAAGACGTGGTTTCTCATAATAGTACAGCCATAAGAAGTACGCCGGTGGACTTCGCCAGTGATATCATACTCATGGCCGGTAACTGCGATGTGGTGGGAGTAGATGAGGCTCAATTCTTTGATGATGAGATAGTTAATGTTTGCAATACTTTGGCTAACACTGGCAAGCGAGTAATTGTAGCTGGTCTGGATATGGATTTTGAAGGTAAGCCTTTTGGGCCTATGCCTAATTTGTTGGCCGTAGCCGAGTTTGTGACTAAAGTGCATGCTATATGTGCTTCAACCGGTGAGTTGGCTTCTTATTCTTTTCGCCTGGCTGATGAAACTGGAAAGGTTCTATTAGGGCAAAAGCAAGAATATGAAGCACGAAGCAGAGCCAGCTTTTTTGAAGGCATGAAAAGTAAAAAGGATCAAAAATAA
- the porZ gene encoding type IX secretion system anionic LPS delivery protein PorZ, whose product MKSRVSILIFIFTFFFYQLQAQDIPIGTWRTHFSYYNTQYIVDTPDRVYASSGNGIFYIDKSDNSVIRLSRLDGLQGNDVSALGYNPDFKALFIGYASGKLDVIIDGEISNYDLTANSQVIGSKKMNGFVHQGMFTYACTDYGVLKFDIQKLEVKEVYREIGTDAVQIGVYDAGVLNDSIYVLSDEGLLASSLNASINLLDYRNWVRHNSDENYPSEHPSVLAVKENELLLGVDNLGLFVYDGNGSWNSLDALTGQIFKDASSNGSEVLISSGLSVNKISGNNSLETISSELIKAPNAAIQVNEELWIADGVNGLLINRSGSFENIVPNGPVSNSCYNLKAGSNMVLFAPGGFSSEMKPSNNESGFSIFTDGVWNNYGSLSGAVDIPEFHDVTSVAYQPETQTIYAASAGYGLLKLNADGSTKVIDNTSTTLQNTTGEENGVLISDIATVYDGVWVLNYGADVPLNFLTNDGDLIQHPLSSSLARFAVQVLPVNEVIWLRVHPNLGGGLIAYNYQTKETRYLDDDIGDGGLVSQRVNDIAVDREGYIWAATTEGISVFTSPLSIMTGDVDAIEPIYEGLPLFYQQEVLSITVDGGNRKWIGTNSGAHLFSADGDEDIIYFNLDNSPFSNNRIDDIAINNQSGEVFFSTSDGLVSYRSSSSESTDKHADVKVFPNPVNRDFKGQVGISGLAQDAQVKITDVSGKLIWQTQANGGTASWNVNDYNGSRVSTGIYLVFSSTADGDDTFVAKIAVVN is encoded by the coding sequence ATGAAGTCAAGGGTAAGTATCTTAATATTCATCTTCACCTTTTTCTTCTATCAGCTTCAAGCCCAGGATATTCCCATTGGCACCTGGAGAACTCACTTTTCTTATTATAACACACAGTACATTGTAGATACACCTGATAGAGTATACGCTTCTTCAGGAAACGGAATCTTTTACATCGATAAATCTGATAATAGTGTTATCCGTTTATCAAGGTTAGATGGTCTGCAGGGGAATGATGTTTCAGCTCTCGGTTATAATCCAGATTTTAAGGCCCTCTTTATTGGCTATGCTAGCGGCAAGTTGGATGTCATTATCGATGGTGAAATAAGTAATTATGACCTTACTGCCAACTCTCAGGTCATTGGGTCGAAGAAAATGAATGGTTTCGTGCATCAGGGCATGTTTACTTATGCTTGCACAGATTACGGTGTTCTAAAATTCGATATTCAAAAGCTGGAGGTGAAGGAAGTGTATAGAGAAATAGGCACAGACGCCGTTCAAATAGGTGTGTATGATGCCGGCGTTCTCAACGATTCAATATATGTGCTTTCCGATGAAGGACTTCTTGCCTCCTCTTTGAATGCATCAATCAACCTTTTAGACTATCGCAATTGGGTAAGGCATAATTCTGATGAAAATTACCCTTCTGAGCATCCTTCGGTTTTAGCTGTAAAAGAAAATGAGCTACTGTTAGGAGTAGATAATTTGGGGTTATTCGTTTATGATGGTAATGGAAGCTGGAACTCACTAGACGCTCTAACTGGTCAGATTTTTAAAGATGCTTCGAGCAATGGCAGCGAAGTGCTAATCTCGTCTGGTCTGTCCGTGAATAAAATTTCTGGTAATAATAGCCTTGAAACAATCAGCAGTGAACTGATCAAAGCTCCCAATGCTGCTATTCAGGTTAATGAGGAATTATGGATCGCTGATGGAGTAAATGGATTATTGATAAATCGATCTGGTTCTTTTGAAAATATTGTGCCAAATGGACCAGTAAGTAATAGTTGTTATAACCTTAAAGCTGGTAGTAATATGGTGCTATTTGCGCCAGGAGGTTTTAGCTCAGAAATGAAGCCAAGCAATAACGAAAGTGGCTTCTCTATTTTTACTGATGGAGTATGGAATAATTACGGTTCCTTATCAGGTGCTGTTGATATTCCTGAATTTCATGATGTTACCAGTGTTGCCTATCAGCCTGAGACGCAGACTATCTATGCTGCATCTGCCGGCTATGGTCTGCTTAAGCTAAATGCTGACGGTTCTACTAAGGTTATCGATAACACAAGCACTACTTTGCAAAATACTACAGGCGAGGAAAATGGAGTTTTGATCTCAGACATAGCTACTGTTTATGACGGTGTGTGGGTTTTGAATTATGGAGCAGATGTTCCTCTAAACTTCTTAACCAATGATGGTGATTTGATTCAACATCCACTTTCATCTTCTTTGGCCAGATTTGCTGTGCAGGTACTGCCGGTTAATGAAGTTATCTGGTTAAGAGTGCATCCTAATCTTGGAGGCGGACTTATCGCTTACAATTATCAAACAAAAGAGACACGTTATCTGGATGATGACATTGGCGATGGAGGCTTAGTTAGCCAAAGAGTAAATGATATAGCGGTAGATAGAGAAGGCTATATTTGGGCAGCTACTACTGAGGGAATTTCAGTATTTACCAGCCCACTATCCATAATGACTGGCGATGTAGATGCTATAGAGCCCATCTATGAGGGACTTCCTTTGTTTTATCAGCAGGAGGTGCTAAGCATCACGGTTGATGGTGGCAATAGAAAATGGATCGGTACCAATAGCGGTGCTCATCTGTTTAGTGCTGATGGAGATGAAGATATCATATATTTTAATCTAGATAATAGCCCTTTTTCAAATAATAGGATCGATGATATTGCCATAAATAATCAATCCGGAGAAGTTTTCTTTAGTACATCCGACGGCTTGGTTTCTTACCGGTCTTCATCATCTGAATCAACTGATAAGCATGCTGATGTTAAGGTTTTTCCTAACCCGGTAAACAGAGACTTTAAAGGGCAGGTAGGTATTTCGGGGCTTGCTCAAGATGCGCAGGTGAAAATTACTGATGTTAGTGGCAAGCTCATCTGGCAAACGCAGGCCAACGGAGGCACAGCTTCCTGGAATGTGAATGATTATAATGGTAGCAGGGTAAGTACCGGCATATATCTGGTGTTCAGCTCTACAGCTGATGGTGACGATACTTTTGTTGCTAAAATTGCAGTGGTTAATTAG
- the recO gene encoding DNA repair protein RecO, translated as MLHKTQGVVFKYFKYRDTSIIVKIFTREFGIQTYIVNGVRSKSARSRIALYQPLTLLDLVVYRKNGAEINRISEVKCNHPFQTLSTDIKKTSIAIFLAEILYKCVKEEEEDVSDLFDFIYHSIEMFDHINTGYENFHLQFLLKLARYLGFGLDSPEEHFLTVDPEELNILKTLVYNSYEEGIKISNAQRRALLDQIIRFYKVHVETLKEINSLQVLKEIL; from the coding sequence ATGCTTCACAAAACTCAAGGCGTAGTTTTTAAATATTTTAAATATAGAGATACCTCTATAATCGTTAAAATATTCACCAGAGAGTTTGGCATTCAAACATATATAGTTAATGGTGTGAGGAGTAAATCTGCCCGAAGTAGAATAGCTCTTTATCAGCCACTGACACTATTAGATTTAGTAGTTTATAGAAAAAACGGAGCGGAGATAAACCGTATTTCTGAGGTGAAATGTAATCATCCATTCCAAACGCTCTCCACGGATATCAAGAAAACCTCTATAGCTATTTTTTTGGCAGAAATTTTGTATAAATGCGTGAAAGAGGAAGAAGAAGATGTTTCTGATCTTTTTGATTTTATATACCACAGTATAGAAATGTTTGATCATATAAATACTGGTTATGAAAACTTTCATCTCCAGTTTTTATTGAAGTTGGCGCGCTATCTGGGCTTCGGATTAGATTCTCCCGAAGAGCACTTTCTTACAGTGGATCCTGAAGAATTAAATATTCTTAAAACACTGGTTTACAATTCTTATGAGGAGGGAATAAAGATATCAAATGCCCAACGAAGAGCATTGTTAGACCAAATAATAAGATTTTATAAGGTGCATGTAGAGACACTGAAAGAAATTAATTCCCTTCAGGTTTTGAAAGAAATCTTATAA
- a CDS encoding NAD(P)/FAD-dependent oxidoreductase — MSDNQIKTESIDVLIIGAGPSGTVAAAILQKKGYKVHIVEKQCFPRFVIGESLLPRCMENFDKAGLIGAIEKNSFQKKFGAKFVQGDSTCDFDFSQQYTKGWSWTWQVQRSCFDKVLADEVQNRDVPLDYETEVTDVVIHEDGTSITTVRNTKGEEHQIKAKYIIDASGFGRVLPRLLDLDAPSDIPARASLFTHIDSQSSSTDPERQRIIIVVHDIDVWAWVIPFADGSTSVGVVGSAESINKFEGSLDEQMKNWINEIAALNERFSNHEFKFEPRKIIGYSSAVKQLYGKGYALTGNASGFIDPVFSSGVTLATESGARAAELIIKEFEGEDANWEDDYSNYIKDGVKVFKTFIEAWYDGTLPTIFFSPNANDKIRKQICSVLAGYVWDKTNPFVTKPQRVLSNILKIIS, encoded by the coding sequence ATGTCTGACAATCAAATCAAAACAGAATCTATTGATGTTTTAATCATAGGCGCCGGTCCTTCCGGAACGGTTGCCGCCGCAATTTTACAAAAAAAAGGCTACAAGGTCCATATTGTTGAGAAACAGTGCTTTCCAAGGTTTGTGATAGGAGAAAGCCTTTTGCCCCGATGCATGGAGAATTTCGACAAGGCCGGGCTGATTGGCGCTATTGAGAAGAATTCATTCCAAAAGAAATTTGGGGCTAAGTTCGTTCAAGGGGATAGCACTTGTGACTTTGACTTTTCACAACAATATACCAAAGGGTGGAGCTGGACCTGGCAGGTGCAAAGAAGCTGCTTTGATAAAGTTTTAGCTGATGAAGTACAAAATCGTGACGTACCCTTAGACTATGAAACTGAAGTGACTGATGTAGTTATTCATGAAGACGGCACGTCCATAACTACAGTAAGAAATACTAAAGGTGAAGAACACCAAATAAAAGCTAAATATATAATAGACGCCAGCGGATTTGGCAGGGTCTTACCAAGATTGTTAGATCTAGATGCCCCATCTGACATACCGGCAAGGGCCTCATTATTTACACACATCGATAGCCAGTCTTCCTCTACTGACCCTGAAAGACAGAGAATTATAATAGTAGTTCATGATATAGATGTATGGGCTTGGGTTATACCTTTTGCAGATGGTTCTACATCCGTAGGTGTGGTGGGCAGTGCCGAAAGCATTAACAAATTTGAAGGTAGCCTGGATGAGCAGATGAAAAACTGGATCAATGAAATAGCCGCATTAAATGAAAGGTTCTCTAATCATGAGTTTAAATTTGAACCGAGGAAAATAATTGGATATTCTTCGGCCGTAAAACAGCTATATGGAAAGGGTTATGCCCTTACTGGAAATGCATCAGGCTTTATTGACCCTGTTTTTTCTTCAGGTGTAACTTTAGCCACCGAATCCGGAGCCAGAGCAGCCGAGTTGATTATAAAAGAATTTGAAGGCGAAGATGCTAACTGGGAAGATGATTACTCCAACTATATTAAAGATGGGGTGAAAGTTTTCAAAACATTTATAGAAGCATGGTATGACGGCACCTTACCAACCATTTTCTTTAGCCCTAATGCTAACGATAAGATTAGAAAACAAATATGCTCAGTACTCGCTGGTTATGTTTGGGATAAAACTAATCCGTTTGTAACAAAACCTCAGCGCGTACTGAGCAACATATTAAAGATTATAAGCTAG
- a CDS encoding HAL/PAL/TAL family ammonia-lyase: protein MVEIEVGSLSLADIEKVVFGQTKVELSKKTIEVIQESHNFLSDFSKNKVIYGINTGFGPMAQYKIDEADQKELQFNLIRSHCSGQGELIDPASVKASMLARLNTLSLGFSGVDKSAIDVLINLINHDVTPVIFKHGGVGASGDLVQLAHLALVMIGEGEVVYKGERQPTADVFKKLDIKPMQITLREGLAVMNGTSVMTGIGIVNSLNAERALSWSVAISAMICEMVDSYDDYFSPQLNQAKKHQGQQHVASLMRGIMEDSKYIRKREKQLYDTLVEEEVIDNKVQEYYSLRCVPQIVGAIYETIKEAQKLLVEEVNSANDNPIVDARNKNVYHGGNFHGDYVAFEMDKLKIAITKLSMLAERQLNFLMNPHLNGILPPFANLGKLGFNFGMQGVQFTATSTTAENQMLSNPMYIHSIPNNNDNQDIVSMGTNAASCAARVIENTFEVLAIEVVSVVQALDHLQKTDGLSSHSKEIYNKIREIVPVFSDDYPLYNKIKEVKFYMMKNSLLNV, encoded by the coding sequence ATGGTAGAAATAGAAGTTGGCTCCTTGTCACTAGCTGATATTGAAAAGGTGGTCTTTGGGCAGACAAAAGTTGAGTTATCTAAGAAAACGATAGAGGTAATACAAGAGAGTCATAATTTTTTGAGCGACTTCTCTAAAAACAAAGTTATCTACGGTATCAATACCGGCTTTGGCCCTATGGCTCAGTATAAAATTGATGAAGCAGATCAGAAAGAATTGCAGTTCAATCTTATAAGAAGTCATTGTTCAGGTCAAGGCGAGTTGATAGATCCTGCTTCTGTAAAAGCTTCTATGCTGGCCAGATTAAATACTTTATCATTAGGCTTTTCCGGAGTTGATAAGTCTGCTATTGATGTTTTAATCAACCTAATTAACCATGATGTAACACCTGTTATATTTAAACATGGTGGAGTAGGAGCGAGTGGAGACTTGGTGCAGCTGGCACATTTAGCATTGGTAATGATTGGTGAAGGTGAAGTAGTATATAAAGGAGAAAGACAGCCTACTGCCGATGTTTTTAAAAAGCTGGATATAAAGCCAATGCAAATCACATTACGTGAAGGGCTTGCCGTAATGAACGGTACCAGCGTAATGACTGGAATAGGTATAGTAAACTCGCTTAATGCTGAAAGAGCACTAAGCTGGTCAGTAGCTATATCAGCCATGATCTGCGAAATGGTTGATTCTTATGATGATTACTTCTCACCTCAGCTCAATCAGGCCAAGAAGCATCAGGGGCAGCAGCATGTTGCATCTCTTATGAGAGGCATTATGGAAGACAGTAAGTATATCCGTAAAAGAGAAAAGCAGCTGTATGATACCCTGGTAGAAGAAGAAGTAATTGATAATAAAGTTCAGGAATACTATTCTTTAAGATGTGTACCGCAAATTGTAGGTGCCATCTATGAAACCATAAAAGAAGCACAGAAGCTATTAGTAGAAGAGGTGAATTCTGCCAATGACAACCCAATAGTAGACGCTAGGAATAAGAACGTTTATCATGGTGGTAACTTTCATGGAGACTATGTAGCCTTTGAAATGGACAAGCTAAAAATAGCTATCACAAAGCTTTCTATGCTGGCAGAAAGACAGCTTAACTTTTTGATGAATCCTCACCTAAATGGAATTTTACCTCCTTTTGCCAACCTTGGTAAATTAGGATTTAATTTTGGAATGCAAGGTGTTCAGTTTACAGCTACTTCTACCACAGCAGAAAATCAAATGCTTTCTAACCCAATGTACATTCATAGCATCCCGAATAACAATGATAATCAGGATATTGTGAGTATGGGAACCAATGCCGCCAGCTGTGCCGCCAGGGTAATTGAAAATACTTTCGAGGTTTTGGCTATAGAGGTGGTATCAGTGGTTCAGGCATTGGATCATTTACAGAAGACTGATGGTCTTTCTTCTCATAGCAAAGAGATATATAATAAGATTAGAGAAATAGTACCAGTGTTCAGTGATGATTACCCTCTTTACAACAAAATAAAGGAGGTGAAATTCTACATGATGAAAAATTCTTTATTGAACGTGTAG
- the fabG gene encoding 3-oxoacyl-ACP reductase FabG, whose product MNYALVTGGSRGIGRAICIQLARQGFNIIINYSSNKQAAEEAKSAVEAEGQQAELIPFNVADREASRKAMEDWFAQNPDKKVEVLVNNAGIRKDNLMIWMKDEEWDDVLDISLGGFYNVTKSVLPEMVKAKKGKIVNVVSLSGLKGLPGQTNYSAAKAAVIGATKALAQEVARRNISVNAVAPGFIKTEMTEDIDEKEFKGIIPMRRFGSAEEVASVVGFLASDASSYITGETISINGGLY is encoded by the coding sequence ATGAACTACGCATTAGTGACGGGGGGATCCAGAGGTATAGGAAGAGCCATTTGTATTCAATTGGCCCGTCAAGGTTTTAATATTATTATCAATTATTCATCTAATAAACAGGCTGCTGAAGAGGCTAAATCTGCTGTGGAAGCAGAAGGCCAGCAAGCCGAACTTATTCCATTCAATGTAGCGGATAGAGAAGCCAGCCGAAAGGCAATGGAGGACTGGTTTGCTCAAAATCCTGATAAGAAGGTAGAAGTACTGGTAAATAATGCCGGTATCAGAAAAGATAACCTTATGATTTGGATGAAAGATGAGGAGTGGGATGATGTATTAGATATTAGCCTTGGAGGTTTTTATAATGTTACCAAAAGTGTTTTACCAGAAATGGTGAAAGCCAAGAAAGGTAAAATTGTAAACGTAGTTTCTCTTTCTGGTTTAAAAGGATTGCCTGGGCAAACTAACTACTCAGCTGCTAAAGCGGCTGTAATTGGTGCTACAAAAGCGCTAGCTCAGGAAGTAGCTAGAAGAAATATAAGCGTTAATGCTGTTGCTCCAGGTTTTATAAAAACGGAGATGACAGAAGATATTGACGAGAAAGAATTTAAAGGTATTATCCCAATGAGAAGGTTTGGTTCTGCTGAAGAAGTGGCCAGTGTGGTGGGCTTCTTAGCGTCAGATGCCTCTTCTTACATTACGGGAGAGACCATATCAATTAATGGAGGTCTATATTAG
- a CDS encoding beta-ketoacyl-[acyl-carrier-protein] synthase family protein, translating to MKRVVITGIGIYSCIGRNLEEVKDSLYHGKSGIGLDPERKEMGFRSSLTGILEKPVLKEMLSRRQRIGLAEQGEYAYMSTKEAMKEANIDEDFLANGNVGIIFGNDSSAKPCIEAVDTLRLKKDTTLIGSGSIFQSMNSTVTMNLSTIFKLKGINLTVSAACASGSHSIGLGYMMIKSGLQDRIICGGAQEVNYQSMGSFDGLGTFSMEEGAPETASRPFDKGRDGLVPSGGAATVIIESLESAQARGAKIYGEILGYGFSSNGDHISHPNIDGPSKSLEMALQQANVKPSDIEYINAHATSTLAGDLNEGKAILNVFGDTQPYLSSTKSMTGHEMWMAGASEVVYSLLMMHNGFIAPNINLKNPEDELKGLNFAFETVKKDFNLFLSNSFGFGGTNSSLIIKKFD from the coding sequence ATGAAAAGAGTTGTTATTACTGGTATCGGTATTTACTCATGTATAGGCAGAAACCTGGAAGAAGTAAAGGACTCTCTATATCATGGTAAGTCGGGCATAGGTCTTGATCCCGAAAGAAAAGAAATGGGCTTTCGCTCATCTCTAACAGGTATATTAGAAAAACCTGTTCTAAAAGAAATGCTCTCTCGGAGGCAGCGTATTGGCTTGGCTGAACAAGGAGAGTATGCATACATGTCTACTAAAGAAGCCATGAAAGAGGCTAATATTGACGAAGACTTTCTTGCTAATGGTAATGTAGGTATCATTTTCGGAAATGATAGCTCAGCCAAACCTTGTATAGAGGCGGTAGATACATTGAGGTTGAAAAAAGATACTACCCTTATTGGTAGTGGTTCTATTTTTCAGTCAATGAACAGTACCGTAACCATGAACTTGTCCACCATATTTAAACTTAAAGGCATCAACCTTACGGTAAGTGCCGCTTGTGCCAGTGGATCTCACTCTATTGGCTTAGGTTATATGATGATTAAGAGTGGTTTGCAAGACAGAATAATCTGTGGTGGAGCCCAGGAAGTAAACTACCAGTCTATGGGTAGTTTCGATGGCTTAGGTACTTTTTCTATGGAAGAAGGTGCCCCTGAGACAGCTTCAAGGCCGTTTGATAAAGGTAGAGATGGCTTGGTGCCAAGTGGAGGTGCCGCTACCGTTATCATAGAGAGCTTAGAGTCTGCGCAGGCTAGAGGTGCGAAGATCTATGGAGAAATATTAGGTTATGGATTCTCTTCTAATGGAGATCATATTTCTCACCCAAATATAGACGGACCATCTAAGTCATTAGAAATGGCCCTGCAACAGGCTAACGTAAAACCTTCTGATATTGAGTATATTAACGCCCACGCCACTTCTACTTTGGCGGGTGACCTTAACGAGGGAAAAGCTATACTCAATGTATTTGGTGATACCCAACCTTATTTAAGCTCTACCAAGTCTATGACGGGACATGAGATGTGGATGGCCGGAGCCAGTGAGGTGGTGTATTCATTGCTAATGATGCACAATGGATTCATAGCACCAAACATTAACCTTAAGAACCCTGAGGATGAACTTAAAGGCCTCAATTTTGCGTTTGAAACGGTGAAAAAAGATTTTAATTTATTTTTGTCTAATTCATTTGGATTTGGCGGAACAAATAGCAGCTTAATCATTAAGAAATTTGATTAA
- a CDS encoding acyl carrier protein has translation MNNEEIIEKINGFLVDEFEVEPEVIEPEANLKETLDLDSLDYVDLVVEIESNFGFKVSPEDFAGIITFQDFYDYVIQKAEAA, from the coding sequence ATGAACAACGAAGAGATAATTGAAAAAATAAACGGCTTTCTGGTAGATGAGTTTGAAGTGGAGCCGGAAGTAATAGAGCCAGAGGCCAACCTAAAAGAGACCCTTGATCTCGATAGCCTTGATTACGTAGACTTAGTAGTAGAGATAGAGAGCAACTTTGGCTTTAAAGTTAGTCCTGAAGACTTTGCCGGTATTATTACTTTTCAGGATTTCTACGATTATGTAATTCAAAAAGCAGAGGCAGCGTAA
- a CDS encoding LpxL/LpxP family acyltransferase has product MSSWKGKTKGGLLGYQIFIYILRNVGLSAAYLLLKFVSAYYVLFSAKSTSAIYKYFRERFNMPFFKAWSSVYKNYYVFGQTLIDKVAIGSGSTKEITYDTDGEQYLKDLKETGGILMGAHLGNWEIAGFLLNEINLTTNILVYEAEHERIKNFLDKVMKNKNVKIIAIKNDLSHLFKINNALRNKEVICMHGDRFTHGARVVEKSFLGKTALFPLGPFSMLTKLKVPYTFAYAVRGDGKHYHLSATPVEIATKSALEIQDDYIKHLEKKVKQYPLQWFNYYDFWDKDVKGAIVE; this is encoded by the coding sequence ATGTCATCCTGGAAAGGAAAGACTAAAGGCGGACTACTAGGTTATCAAATATTCATATATATCCTCCGTAATGTGGGGCTTAGTGCAGCTTATCTTTTATTAAAGTTCGTGTCTGCCTACTATGTGCTCTTTTCTGCCAAGTCTACCTCAGCGATTTATAAATATTTTCGAGAAAGATTCAACATGCCTTTTTTTAAGGCATGGTCTTCTGTTTATAAAAACTACTATGTTTTTGGGCAAACTTTAATTGATAAAGTAGCCATTGGGTCTGGAAGTACTAAAGAGATTACTTATGATACCGACGGTGAACAATATCTTAAAGATCTAAAAGAAACAGGAGGCATACTAATGGGAGCTCACCTGGGAAACTGGGAAATAGCGGGGTTTCTATTAAATGAAATTAATTTAACAACGAACATTCTTGTTTACGAAGCCGAGCATGAGAGGATTAAGAACTTCTTAGACAAGGTAATGAAGAATAAGAATGTGAAGATAATTGCTATTAAAAACGACCTTTCGCACCTGTTTAAAATCAATAACGCTCTTAGAAATAAGGAAGTTATATGTATGCATGGTGATAGGTTTACACACGGTGCTCGTGTAGTAGAAAAGTCTTTTTTAGGCAAGACAGCACTCTTTCCATTAGGACCTTTTAGTATGCTTACTAAACTAAAAGTGCCATATACTTTTGCTTATGCAGTAAGAGGAGACGGAAAGCATTATCACTTATCGGCCACGCCGGTAGAAATAGCTACAAAGTCTGCCTTAGAAATTCAAGACGATTACATAAAGCACCTGGAGAAAAAAGTAAAGCAGTATCCCTTACAGTGGTTTAATTACTATGATTTTTGGGATAAGGACGTTAAAGGAGCCATTGTAGAATAG
- a CDS encoding acyl-CoA thioesterase, with protein sequence MLKDITQIKVRFSEVDSMGILWHGHYIKYFEDGRESFGSKYGIGYMDVYNNHGFLIPIVKVDCNYKRPVKYLDEVYLETTFINSPAAKLRFEYRLFNKETNETYATGMSEQVFLTKDHQLHLTVPDFLNEWKEKWNIVD encoded by the coding sequence ATGCTTAAGGATATTACACAGATAAAAGTAAGATTCAGTGAGGTGGATAGCATGGGTATCTTATGGCATGGGCACTATATAAAATATTTTGAAGATGGTAGAGAAAGCTTCGGAAGCAAATATGGCATCGGATACATGGATGTCTATAATAACCATGGCTTCTTAATACCAATAGTTAAGGTAGACTGTAATTATAAAAGACCGGTGAAATACTTGGATGAAGTGTATTTAGAAACCACATTCATCAACTCTCCGGCAGCTAAGCTAAGGTTTGAGTATCGTCTATTTAATAAGGAGACCAACGAGACTTATGCTACAGGAATGTCAGAGCAGGTATTCCTAACCAAGGATCATCAGCTGCACCTTACAGTGCCTGATTTCTTAAATGAATGGAAGGAAAAGTGGAATATAGTAGATTGA